A single Pseudomonas putida DNA region contains:
- a CDS encoding tetratricopeptide repeat protein has protein sequence MPTFMPSQRLLSALFLLFSTVACQGVLAGSYSAPARSNKASTQLIETASRQYEAGNLDQAAATLERALQIQPNNPATLHYLGVLRLEQGQYDQAQVLAVRSNQRVGSNTALRNRNLQLIQAAQKARGSGTVSVADQAR, from the coding sequence GTGCCCACCTTCATGCCAAGCCAGCGCCTGCTGTCAGCACTGTTCCTGTTGTTCAGCACCGTCGCCTGCCAAGGCGTGCTGGCGGGCTCTTACTCGGCGCCAGCGCGCAGCAACAAAGCCTCGACCCAGCTGATCGAGACCGCCTCGCGCCAGTATGAAGCAGGCAACCTGGACCAGGCCGCCGCCACGCTGGAGCGTGCCCTGCAGATCCAGCCGAACAACCCCGCCACGCTGCACTACCTGGGCGTACTGCGCCTGGAGCAGGGGCAGTATGACCAGGCGCAAGTGCTGGCGGTGCGTTCCAACCAGCGGGTTGGCAGCAATACAGCACTGCGCAATCGCAACCTCCAACTGATCCAGGCCGCGCAGAAGGCCCGGGGTTCTGGCACGGTATCCGTAGCTGATCAGGCCCGGTAA
- a CDS encoding DUF2986 domain-containing protein — protein sequence MNRQKKLKQLLKAHQKKANAKLAPKSNKPKYISKADRLKLEAEANAAAGTDSPDLKP from the coding sequence ATGAACCGCCAGAAAAAACTCAAACAGCTGCTCAAGGCCCACCAGAAGAAGGCCAATGCCAAGCTGGCGCCCAAGAGCAACAAGCCCAAGTACATCAGCAAGGCCGACCGGCTGAAGCTTGAGGCAGAGGCGAATGCCGCTGCCGGCACCGATAGCCCAGACCTGAAGCCTTAG
- a CDS encoding DUF3077 domain-containing protein — protein MTPDNTPCTVGKTTFCQGENQPHPLFRIEPGIPCRDAREPASELMGYVRELTVLGLMDEKPMMIWASHYLSAMAKALMDDAELGMTQ, from the coding sequence ATGACCCCAGACAACACCCCATGCACCGTTGGCAAGACCACCTTCTGCCAAGGTGAAAACCAGCCCCACCCGTTGTTCCGCATCGAACCCGGCATCCCGTGCCGCGACGCCCGTGAGCCAGCCTCGGAGCTGATGGGCTATGTACGGGAACTGACCGTCCTCGGTCTGATGGACGAGAAGCCTATGATGATCTGGGCTTCGCACTACCTGAGTGCAATGGCCAAGGCCTTGATGGACGATGCCGAGCTGGGCATGACGCAATGA
- a CDS encoding chorismate mutase has product MDVPCTSLDEVRQRIDAIDQSLVSLLAQRGKLVTQAANFKKTTDDVRAPARVEQVIDKVRGLAEEAGASAAVVEQVYRAMISAFIAEELNAHAKLTQEASGA; this is encoded by the coding sequence ATGGATGTACCTTGCACTTCTCTGGACGAAGTCCGGCAGCGCATCGATGCCATCGACCAGAGCCTGGTTTCACTGCTCGCCCAGCGTGGCAAGCTGGTGACGCAGGCTGCGAACTTCAAGAAAACCACTGATGACGTGCGTGCACCTGCGCGGGTCGAGCAGGTTATCGACAAGGTGCGTGGATTGGCCGAAGAGGCAGGAGCATCGGCAGCGGTTGTGGAACAGGTCTACCGGGCCATGATCTCGGCGTTCATCGCCGAAGAGCTGAATGCTCACGCCAAGCTGACCCAAGAGGCCTCAGGTGCTTGA